The window GCATTTCTCATCATCGCTGCCGAGCAGGACCACCTTTGTATCTCTGGCGTTAACAAGCCATTTGATGACATGGCCATAATTCCCGGCGCCCCACTGACGGAACGAGCGCGCTGCACCCATCTGCACAGCGACGGGCGACTCGTCCTCCCGTACGCCTCCTGCCATAAGGAGGGCATCCGCCTCCCAGCGATCTGTTTCCTGTATATAAAAAGCCATGTCCCCGCAGCCAGGCGGCATGCCGGCTATGTGACAGGCCCAATCAACCAGATTTCGCCGGTTGGCCTTCCGATTCGTCCGTATTATCTCGAAGAGCGCTTTCGACGCTTCGTCTTCAAAAATAAATCCACGCTCGGGGCAAAAAACTCCCCCCCGTATTTCTTCAGCGCCTATCAGCCCGGCCACAATGCCGCCGATCTCATATTGGCGGTTGACGATCAGTCGGAAATTCTTCTCTCTCAGTTCACGAATAAGATCGTAGATTTCGTTGTAGATTTGGGCGTAGCGTTCAGGCCTGTTCTTCAGATACCACCGGTATTGCTTTTCCGGTATGCAAACTATCTGATCAATATTTGGATTAGCGGACAGCAAATCCACTGTGTCGCGACCGGTGAGAAATGTGATCTTGCACCCCGGGTGCTTTTGCTTCAGCCCTTCCAGCATTGGCGTCAGCTGAAGCACATCGCCAAACCTATGCATCCTTATGACAAGGATATTCATTGGGATATCATTTCATGAAACAGCCGCTGGACTCCTTTGGCCAGCGAGAGGTTTTCGCCTCGGCCGTCATCCCCATTCAGCCGTATTCCGTATAGATGTTTTTCAAGCGCCCGGATTACAGGTTGATAAAACTCGGGATGAAGGGATGTTACCGGAAGAAAAATATGGTAAGAAAATGGGTTCTGGAGATCGTGAGGCAAAATCTGCTCTATTGCCCTTAAGTCTGAGCCGACAAGGAGGCGAATCGCGGTGCTGCCGATGATGTCCGACAAATCGCTGACTTCCAATGCCAGACGAAATAAAGATTCGTCAGCCTCAATCAGGTAAAGCTGTTGCCAATCTTTGCGCCTTTTTAAGAGTGGGAGCACGTGGTATGTCAGACCAAGGCCAAGGATCACGATAGTTCGCTCGGATAGGTTTTGACAATCCACCCAGGCCCGTGCTTCTCTTTCCGGATTCACCCTGCTGTGGATGAACCGATATGTGCCGTCTTTCGCATGCTGTCTGACGGTAAAATGACCTGATTTCGTCCGAAGAATTTCGAAGGAGTCATCCGGGGCTGTGTCACGAACAGATCTTGCCAGGGACCTGTTTTTTTTAAGAAGTATATCCATGTTCGGTGAAAAGTAATCAGGCAACGGCGCCCCTCTCCCGCATGTCTTCAATGAATTTTTCTTCCGCCTCTCCCATGACGTCCTCCGTGGAGACAAACAGCTGGCCGATAACACCAAGCCATTCTTTTATCATCAATATCTGGGATGAAAAGAGGCAGTCCTCATCAGAATATATCTCGGAGAGGAAGTTGAATTTATTGGCAAACCATAAAAGCTGGGGCTGCAGGGTGTGCAGCATGATGTCCTGGATGTTTTTATCTTTCAAATAGATGTCTAACGTTTCAAGAAATTTTGTGGCGATACCGCGCATGATTTCACTGTCGGGTTTTTTCCCGTTGTAAATAAATGGGTGCACTATGTCCCTCTGTACAGTACGGGTCTCATCGTGAAAGTCTTTAAAACGGCCGATTAAATTCTGCAGGGATTCCCGGGTCGCATGAATGCGGGATAGGATTGCCGCATACTCTTTTTGTACATCCAGATCCTTATCAAAATTTGAAAGGGTCTCGTCAATGATCGCCTCCGGCTGGAATCTGTCCCGGCAATGCGCCTCGATGGCCTCCCGGAAGGTCATGACTTTTGTTCCCCTTATTCGTGCTCCCCCCTCCGTCGCGTTGACACATAAACCGGGGTATTTTTGTATGTCTTCCTCGAAATATTGTCTGAAGACATCCCATGCCCTGCATGTCTTGATGGTTCTCCCGTTGTTTCCTTCCACTTCTATGACATTCCCGTGGTAATAGTCATCACGTTCACCAAAGGGCATACCCTTTACATGCGTGTCGCCGTCTTCGGCAAAGGCCAGGTCCTGCCCAATCATGATAATCGGATCGCAGCCAAGCACCTCGGCAACCTTGTACGCCATATTTCCCACGGAGGGGCCGAAGGATAACATACCCCTGTCCAGATGGAGCCATTCGAAGTGAGAAAAAGGTCTGTTGACAATAATTTTTTTTCCTTTGAAGCTGTCGAAAGTCCTCGGCTTGACGAGGGGGCAAAAAGCAAGGTGGATCCCTTCAAAATCGGGCACATTTTCATAGAAGATTTCCGTCCCGTCTGTCCTTTCCATGCTGACAACTATGTGGGGACGGATATTTCGCTTCATCAACGGCAAGAAGCTGGCATCACAACATACGATGAGGGCTCGATCACTGAGTTCCTTCAAAAGGTGCATATTTTTGTTCAGGGAAGGACCGGAGGCAACCGTTACGGCGGGACGCCCTTTGAATTTATCGTACAGGAGGTTGATGCCGGGGGTGGAGATAATATTCTTGAGATTGAAGAGCATATTCTCAAGACCCATAAAGGAATCAATCGGATCGTTTCCCGCCAGTACCATCTGTTGGCGGGTGGCCTGTTTCACCCTGTCAAGCACATTGAAATAGTAATCCCTGCTTAAAGTGATACTTGAGGGAATGGGGATGACCTTGATTGACCTCATGTAACTGTTAAAGTCATGCCTGATGAGATTCTTCGTCCTGATCTGCATCGCGGCTTCCGACGGTTCCTCAGCGACAAAAAGATATATATCCGGGTGGGAAATCACATAGGTGAGATCTATTATCTCGAGCGTCATGCGAAATAATGCTATATCTTCTTCAAAGATAATAATCTTCTTCGTGTCGCAGGATTCGCCGTAATACCTCATGAACAGGCGGGCATGATAGCCTAATCCCAGTCCCAAAAAAATTACAATGGGGGCGTACCTGATATTCAACCTGTCCAGGTAGTCCTTGCACGATTCAGCGGGCTTGTCTCTGTCATAAAGCGCCAGGAAATCCGTATCCCTGGCAACTACAACATTCGGTTCTCCTGTTTTCGAACCGATGACCTTATATTTTGCTTCGTTACGACCGGTCTCTTTTACTCTTTCCGCGAGGACAGGGTACCTTTTTGCCAGCTCGGTCATGTTTTTTTCAAAAGGGGATGTGTTATGCATTGGCGGACACCTCTACGGACTCATTGGTTCTATTTAAAAAATTGGTCATTTTTTCAATTTCCGATTTTCTTGTCATATTATTCTTTATAATGAAGTCGACAATCCTGCCGCATAGTGATGCCGCCTCAGCCCTGTTTTCGCTAATAAAATGGCGGCCTAATTTCGAAAAAAGTATCCCCATGTCCGCGAAGTCATTGATTGTCATGGACAGATCAATATTTTCATCCCGCATAATATCGGCAACCGCACCTATGGCGCCTTCGAATTCTCCGCCTTTGACGAGAGCGTAAATTCCACCTATCTTGTATCTGCTGTTCCACGTATCTTCCTCCCGGGCTTCAATAAGGAATTGAACGCCTTCCTCCTGGTCTCCCGTTTCCATCAGGGCCATACCCAGGAGGTAGCAGGCCTTTGCGATGCCCTCCCTTTCCATCGTTGATTTTATGGCCTCCATACGGTTCCTGAGGATTTTACATACATTCTCGTACTTACGTTCCACAAAGCTGAGTTCCGCCTTTGCGAGAATCATCTCCATGGAATCAGGGAATTGTTCCAGTGTCTTATCAATAATGTTTCCCAGATTTTCGGTCTTGCCGATCATTGAATAGAGAGAAATGATCTTTGCCACGATCAGGGGGTTTTCTAACTCGGCCTTTTGCAGCCATACAAGAGCCTCCTGGGGCTGATCAATCTTCAGGAAAAACAGGGCGCCCCGCAGGGCTGTTTCAGGATCGCTAATAGAGTCGTATGTGTTTCGGACGGCCGCTTCTTTTCTCTGATTCCTGAATTTTCGATCAGATTTTGAATGTGTAATTTTAAATATCTCATTCGGTTTTATCGATATCCCCTCTTTGGCAAGCGATGCTTCTACACTTTCAAAGACCCTGCCTTCGAAACAAATGGCTTCGCGGGCGGGAAAAAGTCTTACGGGATACCCGGGTTTATTTATTTTTGGAAGGCGCAACATAACCGCCGTTTCTTCGTCTTCGTCCTCCTCCTCTACGGATACAAGAAAGGCAATGTCCTGCTTCACCGGTAGAATCTGTTTGGTAAGGGCCAGTTTAATCCTGTCTCTCGGATCTATGAACTCGTCTGCATCAAGACACAGGATATAATCACACTTCGCCTCCCGAAGGCCGATATTCCTTGCCTTTGAAAAATCGTTTTCCCAGGGTATGTCTATCACCCTTGCGTTGAACTTTCTTATGATTTTTTTTGTGTCATCCGTTGATCCCGTATCAACAACGATTATTTCGTCGGCGATTCCGAAAACAGATTCCAGCGCCCTTCCGATGGTTGTCGCTTCATCCCTCGCAATCATGCAAACGCTTAATGTCGCCGGCTTCCATTCGTCACAGTCAACAGCCTGAACGATTATATCGTTGAATTTGTCATAATCCGACTCCAGCGCGCGTTTAAGGCAGGAAAGGGCCTCTCCCTTTTTGCCCTGTAGCAGGTAAACCTTGCCCAAAAGCGACAGGATTTCTTTTAAATTTTCATCAGAACACGATGTTCTATACTTTTCAAAGCAGAAAACGGCCCTGTCAATATCGAAAAGATTGGCATAGAGGATGCCCGCGATCTTGAAGGGGTTTGATGTATCAAAAAATCCCCATTTTTTTTGCCACGCCTCAAAGAAATCCCGGGCCTCCTGAAATCGGCCGAATTGACCGAGATAGTGGAGCAGGGTCATGTACATCCTTTCACTGCCGAATCCCATGGCCAGTCCCTTGTAATATCGGCCCACATCCTTTTTTGTCAGGACGCTGAAGATGATATACTCATCTCCCAGCTCGGGCATGCCCTCATCTTTTTTGGGACTGCAGGATATTTCCCCCTTGAGGTATTTTATCTGAATATCTATGTCCCTTAGGTGGTCGTCTTTTTCCTTTCGCGTTGCCCTCCGCCGACACGGGAGGACACGGAGGCCAGGCAGCATCTTACTGCTGAACGAAAAAATATCTTCTTTAGACTGGCTCATCATGAACTTTACGAATTTTGCGAAGTGGTCCCGATGAACGAGCCTGGCTTCAATGGTCGAGATGTTGGCAGCCTCCCCCATATCTCGGTACTGTTCGTTCATTTTTAACCATTGGAATGCATCCAGCACGTCGGGTTCGATATTTTTTTCAATAAGCAGACTGTATCCTTTCACGGAGTTTTGGCTGTAGATACTGTCGAGTCGCAGGTCTGGCCGGGGGGCGGGTCTTTCATCGGGCCTCAAAAAGAGAATCCATTGAGAGATGCATAAATTATCTAATGATTGTCCCCTTTTTGCCGTCTTGACGCCTTTTTTTTCGGCGGTAGCAACGCTCCCGTCCATTGACTCCAGATCGAGATAGACTATACTGCTGCTTAATTTAAGACATTCATCGATGCACTCTTCCAGAAACTCCTCTTTGTCTTTGCCGATGATAACTATCGATAGATTATTTGCCGTCTTGACCTTTTCTTTCATGTTCCTCTTATGTTTTTCTTTACCCTTCTTCATCTGACAACTCCGCTATTCCTTTTCGCAGAATATTTTTAGTCTTTTATATCTTTGCCTTGAACCCCTTGAGATATCATAAAAGTTGTAATACTCGCCATTATCGAATACATTGTAAAATGCATAAAACGGTGCGCACGTGCCATGGAGGACGCCGTCACTGTTAGATTCGGGTTTTGTGCTGAAGAACGTTTTATTGGCCTCAGTCAACTCATCTATTTCCTTAGCGTTTCTTATCATGAAGGCATACGCAAAATATTCGGTCTTTAAATTAAAACTCCCTTCATTTATATGATACATGGGCAGATCAACGGGATGGATATTCCAGATATTTTCATCATCTAACATGGCTATCTTGAAACGCGCCCCCTGTTCTATCAGACGATCGATTCTATAGTCTTGCGGTTTCTCAGGCCATAAGGAATCCCAGATTAGTTTCCAATTGTCCTTCACAATAAATTCGTGTCTTTTATAGCGTTTAGTTGACATAAATGTAATGCCGTGTAATTCTGGATAATAGGAGAAAAACAGGCCATTAGGATGATTTGTATAGCAAAAATGCCACAATCCACGCTTATCTTTAGTGTGAGCAAAATGAACTGTTCGACCCATCGCCCAAAGGACATTGTCTGTAATTACTATATGGGGCAGATAAAATCCTTCGCAGTGCAATGGCCTGTTGGTAGGGATAGAATCATCGGGAACCATGTATGTATATAAGGAATACCCGTCGATCAGTTTTTGTATGAGCTCATCATTACTATTCATTGGCATTATCCCCAGACTTTTTTACAGTGTAAACAATTCAAGCAATTTTGTGATTTTTTTTCTTTCGTTAGAAATGATGCCATTACTTTCTCTTTTTTCATCTTCTCATCGTTTTTGACATAAGCAATCTTAAGTTACTCCCGGATAGCCTGGACGTTCCTTTTTATCTACATCAACAAAAGAGATTAAACCTTTCTCTTCATAGTTTTTGATATATTTGTATAGCCTTGAATACTCAATATCGTGTTTCAGCGCTATATCAAGGACGGTCGTCTTCTCATCAAAATACCTTATCAGGCAATTCATCAAATAGTTCCATTTTAACTGATCTTCTGGAACCGTCGGTCTTATGCTCGGATCGGCTGTAGAGACATAAAGATCGTATTTGGGATTGCTCAAAGCTACAAGCCCGGTGAAATGTCTTTTCATTCTTGCATTGGTTTCCAATATATCTATTATTCCTAAAACCGCTTCCACAGCCTCTTCCAGTTTCTCTTCATGGATTATTCTTTCATCGTCCATGCTTGAGTGATATTCCGGATAGGGCCAGCGTGATAGAGAAATGCAGGGTATCTCGTATCCGGGCGCTTCCCAGACCGTTTCATCATTTCCAATTATTTTTCTAAATCCATCACTGTGGTGATCAGGGAAATTGTGTCCAAGGTAGTGACGGGCAGCCTTATCCAAAGCAGCATCTCCCGTAAAAGACTCCTGCAGGGCAAATCTATTCTTGTTCCCCAGCATTTCCAGAAATACTGCAAATTTAAATTCCTTCACCACGCTCTCCGGCATGTGAGCCAGGTAAAAGACAGTTCCAAGATGTTCCGGTGCAATTATGCATCTGTAACTGTATTTCCTTCTTTTTCTTTCTGATAACCTTCTAAGGACTTCAACGGCAACGACCACTCCGCTTATGTCATCATTGGCCTGTCCCGCGTGGCAGTTATGAGCATTCAGTATTATCGTGTCCTGAGTATCTCCCTCCAATAAGCAATCTAAAACCTTCATGGTTCCGTCTTCAAAGACTGTTTGTATATCGACTTCGTAATTCCCTTCGTTCAGATTCTTAAATAGGTCATAAGGAAGACTGAATCCCCAGTCCCTGCGCCACGGCTTATAGAAATAATCGCAGTGATAAACCAGGGCCTCTGGCAGGTCAGGGTGGTAAAAAACGTGTTGCCTCAGGTCTTGAAGCGACACTATTCCTCTAAAAGAAGACGAGTAACCAACAACGCCTAGAGGATGCTTCATTCCGTCGTAGATAAGCTTTCCATTTCCCCGGATATCTGCTTTAACAGGTCTCCATTTTTGGGGGACCGTCCAGCCGTTATGTTCCAGTCCCGATTTATATTCGTGAACTAAAAAAGGCAATTCATTACAGAGCATTTTCACGGCATTATCTGTGTCTTCAGAAACGGGCGCCAATCTAAGCGGATATATTTTTTTGAGAAGGTCGTACATATAGCCCATATCCTAACCGTCCTCTCTTACTTCACATAAAAAAAACATAATCCCCGGCCAACGAAATATCACTTGACCCAGTCCTCACAACAAAGGCCGAAAAGCATTTCATCCTGGAATTGCCCCTTCACACAACGCTGTTTTTTCAGAATGCCCTCCTCTCTGAAGCCCGCCTTCATAAACGCCGTTGCAGAGCCTATATTTTCTGCGTAACAGCCGGCCCTCAGCTTGTGGAGGTTCAGAATATCAAAGGCAAATGCGGTCAAGATCGTGATAGCCTCAGTCGCAATGCCTTTCCCCCAATAGGCCTTTTCTCCTATCAACAGGCTAACATCGGCGAATCGGTGAATCCAGTTAATCGGACCCAGCTTAATATTGCCGATGTGCTTGTCATTCTCTTTAAGGCAAATGGCCAGGAATATCTCGCTTGTGTTACCGTCCATTCTTTCGACATACCTCTTTATCCCCTCCAAAGACTGGGGAATATACCTCGTCTCAAGATATCGATTCACATCAGGATCGTTAAGCCAGCGATGATAACTTTCGCCTACGTCAGAAAGCCTGACCTCACGCAAATAGATCCTTTTACCATCAATAAAATGACTCACAAGTGCCTTTTTGTTATCCCTTTCTCCCATTCTAGTTTTGATCCTCCACTGAAATAGCTATGAAAATATCATTCCACAATTCCTTCCGCATCATATACGGCCTGATAAGTCATGGCCTCTTCCAGATATTTCATTGGCGTAAATAGCCTCTGTCCCAGTTTCACCTGGGAAAGGATGTTTATCCCGTTTTCGTCAAAGATTTTTTTCACAATCAGCGTCCCATTTTTGGTTGCGACAAAAATGGAATCATTCGCAATTCTGTATATCAATCCGACCTGGAAGGGATGAAAAGGTCCATCGCCCGGTTCAAAATAACAATCTTTTAAAAAAAACCGCCGACCGTTAAGAAAAGTCGAGGCCCCGGGATATGGATCATCAAATGCGCAAATAAAGAGCTCTATATCAGGGCCATCCCAGTCCCAGTTAATATAGGCATGCTTAATCGTATAAAGCCTCGGAAAATAGAGGCTGAAGTTTTCCTGGACTCTGGTCAGCGGAAAATCCCGCCCTGCCTTTATCTCCTCCAAAAACTCTTCCAGAAAAGCCAGTTCCTGTTTTACGGCAAAATCAAAATAATCCTGGGGAATCCGGGCAGAGACTGGGAAAAAATACTCCCTGCTTTTTACAATCTCTCCGGAATCAAATACTCCTTGAACCATATCTTCGTTAATAATCTGAAGATTACAACAGCCGATTCGGTTTTTTCTTAGTATCTGCCACGAGTAATGTGCTCCTCCACGGTACTGAGGCAAACGAATCCCCATGAAATCAAGCAGTCGTCCTCCAAATAGATCGATCAAGTCTTTTCTAAAACTCCAGACCTCTCCAAGACCAATACCGAGCGTCCTTCCGGTGATCAGAGGACGAATATGGGGATCCTGATTGATATCGGAACAGGAATAATAAGGAATATTGTTTTTCTTCAATACTGCTTCCAGACTTTGATTTTCTTGCATGATCAACTCTTGAAGATGCCTTTTACTGCTGAAGACCGTGACAGATGCCCCTCTGCGTTTTAGGTGCTGGGCGAAAACGCTCAAAAGCGGGGCGCCGCCGAAAAGAATGATTTGATCGATCTGTCCGAAGTTCATAAGAATTGTCTCCGGTTTTATTTATTCTTTAATGAGTATTCCAACATATTACGTATGCAGGCGAATAGGTATGCCTGCATTTCTGACCCGGGAACGGGTCTGCATAGGGTTCTCATCCTTAAAGCAAAAGTAAGTCCCTGCCGAAACGGCATCTGCTTTTGCCACGATAAAGCCATCCACAAAATGGCTAGCCATTCCGCAACCTCCTGAAGCAATAACCGGAATGGAAACCGCCTCTGTCACTCGCTTTGTCAGCGCCAAATCCAGACCATTTCGGGTACCATCCTGGTCGATGGACGTTAATAATATCTCGCCTGCGCCGCGCCTCTCACCTTCAACAGCCCAGTCCACAGGATCGAGATCGGTTTTATATCTGCCTCCCTTGACCCAAACACGGTACTTGTTATCTCCATCTCTCCGATAGTCGATGCTCAAAACTACACACTGCGCGCCAAATATTTCCGAAGCCTTATTAATCAGATCCGGGGTTTCAACCGCAGCGGTATTAACACTCACCTTGTCGGCGCCGTTAGACAGTAATGTGCGAAAATCTGTGATACAACGGACTCCGCCTCCCACCGTGAATGGTATAAAAATTTCCTCGGCCGCCTTTCTCACCACGTCTATTACCGTCTCTCGATTTTCCAGCGAAGCATCGAGATCCAGGAATATCAATTCATCCGCAGCCTGGGCCTCATAGATCTTGGCCTGGGAGACTGGATCCCCTATCTCGATGACCTCTCCGAACTGAACGGTAGTCACGAGAACCATCCGGGTTGTTGACCCGAAACGGCTCG is drawn from Thermodesulfobacteriota bacterium and contains these coding sequences:
- a CDS encoding glycosyltransferase — translated: MKKGKEKHKRNMKEKVKTANNLSIVIIGKDKEEFLEECIDECLKLSSSIVYLDLESMDGSVATAEKKGVKTAKRGQSLDNLCISQWILFLRPDERPAPRPDLRLDSIYSQNSVKGYSLLIEKNIEPDVLDAFQWLKMNEQYRDMGEAANISTIEARLVHRDHFAKFVKFMMSQSKEDIFSFSSKMLPGLRVLPCRRRATRKEKDDHLRDIDIQIKYLKGEISCSPKKDEGMPELGDEYIIFSVLTKKDVGRYYKGLAMGFGSERMYMTLLHYLGQFGRFQEARDFFEAWQKKWGFFDTSNPFKIAGILYANLFDIDRAVFCFEKYRTSCSDENLKEILSLLGKVYLLQGKKGEALSCLKRALESDYDKFNDIIVQAVDCDEWKPATLSVCMIARDEATTIGRALESVFGIADEIIVVDTGSTDDTKKIIRKFNARVIDIPWENDFSKARNIGLREAKCDYILCLDADEFIDPRDRIKLALTKQILPVKQDIAFLVSVEEEDEDEETAVMLRLPKINKPGYPVRLFPAREAICFEGRVFESVEASLAKEGISIKPNEIFKITHSKSDRKFRNQRKEAAVRNTYDSISDPETALRGALFFLKIDQPQEALVWLQKAELENPLIVAKIISLYSMIGKTENLGNIIDKTLEQFPDSMEMILAKAELSFVERKYENVCKILRNRMEAIKSTMEREGIAKACYLLGMALMETGDQEEGVQFLIEAREEDTWNSRYKIGGIYALVKGGEFEGAIGAVADIMRDENIDLSMTINDFADMGILFSKLGRHFISENRAEAASLCGRIVDFIIKNNMTRKSEIEKMTNFLNRTNESVEVSANA
- a CDS encoding DUF4910 domain-containing protein, whose translation is MYDLLKKIYPLRLAPVSEDTDNAVKMLCNELPFLVHEYKSGLEHNGWTVPQKWRPVKADIRGNGKLIYDGMKHPLGVVGYSSSFRGIVSLQDLRQHVFYHPDLPEALVYHCDYFYKPWRRDWGFSLPYDLFKNLNEGNYEVDIQTVFEDGTMKVLDCLLEGDTQDTIILNAHNCHAGQANDDISGVVVAVEVLRRLSERKRRKYSYRCIIAPEHLGTVFYLAHMPESVVKEFKFAVFLEMLGNKNRFALQESFTGDAALDKAARHYLGHNFPDHHSDGFRKIIGNDETVWEAPGYEIPCISLSRWPYPEYHSSMDDERIIHEEKLEEAVEAVLGIIDILETNARMKRHFTGLVALSNPKYDLYVSTADPSIRPTVPEDQLKWNYLMNCLIRYFDEKTTVLDIALKHDIEYSRLYKYIKNYEEKGLISFVDVDKKERPGYPGVT
- a CDS encoding DUF115 domain-containing protein produces the protein MHNTSPFEKNMTELAKRYPVLAERVKETGRNEAKYKVIGSKTGEPNVVVARDTDFLALYDRDKPAESCKDYLDRLNIRYAPIVIFLGLGLGYHARLFMRYYGESCDTKKIIIFEEDIALFRMTLEIIDLTYVISHPDIYLFVAEEPSEAAMQIRTKNLIRHDFNSYMRSIKVIPIPSSITLSRDYYFNVLDRVKQATRQQMVLAGNDPIDSFMGLENMLFNLKNIISTPGINLLYDKFKGRPAVTVASGPSLNKNMHLLKELSDRALIVCCDASFLPLMKRNIRPHIVVSMERTDGTEIFYENVPDFEGIHLAFCPLVKPRTFDSFKGKKIIVNRPFSHFEWLHLDRGMLSFGPSVGNMAYKVAEVLGCDPIIMIGQDLAFAEDGDTHVKGMPFGERDDYYHGNVIEVEGNNGRTIKTCRAWDVFRQYFEEDIQKYPGLCVNATEGGARIRGTKVMTFREAIEAHCRDRFQPEAIIDETLSNFDKDLDVQKEYAAILSRIHATRESLQNLIGRFKDFHDETRTVQRDIVHPFIYNGKKPDSEIMRGIATKFLETLDIYLKDKNIQDIMLHTLQPQLLWFANKFNFLSEIYSDEDCLFSSQILMIKEWLGVIGQLFVSTEDVMGEAEEKFIEDMRERGAVA
- a CDS encoding imidazole glycerol phosphate synthase cyclase subunit — its product is MLKKRLIPKLQMRASRFGSTTRMVLVTTVQFGEVIEIGDPVSQAKIYEAQAADELIFLDLDASLENRETVIDVVRKAAEEIFIPFTVGGGVRCITDFRTLLSNGADKVSVNTAAVETPDLINKASEIFGAQCVVLSIDYRRDGDNKYRVWVKGGRYKTDLDPVDWAVEGERRGAGEILLTSIDQDGTRNGLDLALTKRVTEAVSIPVIASGGCGMASHFVDGFIVAKADAVSAGTYFCFKDENPMQTRSRVRNAGIPIRLHT
- a CDS encoding GNAT family protein, translating into MGERDNKKALVSHFIDGKRIYLREVRLSDVGESYHRWLNDPDVNRYLETRYIPQSLEGIKRYVERMDGNTSEIFLAICLKENDKHIGNIKLGPINWIHRFADVSLLIGEKAYWGKGIATEAITILTAFAFDILNLHKLRAGCYAENIGSATAFMKAGFREEGILKKQRCVKGQFQDEMLFGLCCEDWVK